A region of Nocardioides alkalitolerans DNA encodes the following proteins:
- a CDS encoding type 1 glutamine amidotransferase yields the protein MPTLLVVQHQADCPAALFGPWLVEGGVELDVRRVDDPSVRLPTLEGYAGVLVLGGSPGATDDEVAPWLPAVRALVREAAERGLPTLGICLGHQLAAVALGGAVARNPNGQTVGVTPVGWTDAAATDPLFAAIVAARPEAVAVHWNNDVVTALPPEAVVLARTPGGEVQAARLAPSVWGVQLHPEADRPVVAAWAASDAATHAARGLDQGALLDAVEGAHAQLAATWRVLAEGFARLVRTAPVPGDGRREAPLSEAS from the coding sequence GTGCCGACCCTCCTCGTCGTCCAGCACCAGGCCGACTGCCCGGCCGCCCTGTTCGGTCCGTGGCTCGTCGAGGGCGGGGTGGAGCTCGACGTGCGCCGCGTCGACGACCCGAGCGTCCGGCTGCCGACCCTGGAGGGGTACGCCGGGGTGCTCGTGCTCGGCGGCTCGCCGGGCGCGACGGACGACGAGGTCGCGCCCTGGCTCCCCGCGGTCCGCGCGCTCGTGCGCGAGGCGGCGGAGCGCGGCCTGCCGACGCTCGGCATCTGCCTGGGTCACCAGCTCGCTGCGGTGGCGCTGGGTGGCGCGGTCGCGCGGAACCCGAACGGGCAGACCGTGGGGGTGACGCCCGTCGGCTGGACCGACGCGGCGGCGACCGACCCGCTGTTCGCGGCGATCGTGGCCGCCCGTCCCGAGGCCGTCGCGGTGCACTGGAACAACGACGTGGTGACGGCGCTCCCTCCGGAGGCCGTCGTGCTGGCCCGCACGCCGGGCGGGGAGGTGCAGGCCGCGCGCCTGGCCCCGAGCGTCTGGGGCGTGCAGCTCCACCCCGAGGCCGACCGTCCGGTCGTCGCGGCGTGGGCCGCCTCCGACGCGGCGACCCACGCCGCCCGGGGGCTGGACCAGGGCGCCCTGCTCGACGCCGTCGAGGGTGCCCACGCCCAGCTGGCCGCGACGTGGCGGGTGCTGGCCGAGGGCTTCGCCCGGCTCGTCCGCACCGCGCCCGTCCCCGGCGACGGGCGGCGGGAGGCCCCGCTGTCGGAGGCGTCCTGA
- a CDS encoding bifunctional [glutamine synthetase] adenylyltransferase/[glutamine synthetase]-adenylyl-L-tyrosine phosphorylase: protein MAGAVTGRGPSRGVLLRAGFADVDTAGQRLAGLGERAGAVLGILGRTADPDVALAGLVRLAERVDEEDVAGGAEALLDAVADDEGTAMRLLSVLGASTALGDHLAKHPGHWRELTDPTLGSTRPAAWAVREGLLRAVGADPAAADPVADVSTPDLDRAALDGLRVEYRRWLLRLAARDLAHHLGVDDVAAELSDLASGTLEAALAVARGRVGDAAASVRLAVVALGKCGGHELNYVSDVDVVFVHEPAVGPEGEPAVGPDAALRTASRLASQLMQVCSDHTGEGTIWPVDANLRPEGRRGTLSRTLASHEAYYDRWASTWEFQALLKARPVAGDAGLGAAYLEMAQGFVWRAAERENFVTDVQAMRRRVLDHIPAREAERQLKLGSGGLRDVEFAVQLLQLVHGRSDEHVRMPTTLSALAALTSRGYVGLEDGTALHEAYAFLRTLEHRMQLWQMRRIHVVPDDEADVRRLGRSLHHLREPVSGLEKEWRHHRREVRRLHEKLFYRPLLEAVARIPGEASRLSPEAAERRLAALGYLDPKAALRHLEALTAGVSRTAAIQRALLPALLDWFADAPDPDAGLLGFRRISESLGTTPWYLRTLRDEGEVAHRLARLLATSRYATDLLQREPEGVRILAQDLAPLSAETLTTEMLASARRHGDLAGAVRAIRGVRRRELFRISAGELLEVNDVDTVGAALSRLTDATLEATLQSVVARLVAQRGLDGAPTRMAVVAMGRYGGFELSYGSDADVMFVHDPVPGREDEAGGFAKAVVSELRTQLGVAGPDPALEVDADLRPEGRQGALVRTLDSYAAYYSRWSHVWEFQALLRADAVVGDEGLRERFHALIDPLRFPAEGIDDEAVAEVRRIKARVDTERLPRGADPATHLKLGRGGLADIEWTVQLLQMRHAGRVPGLRTPRTIEALAAAQEADLLAAEDADTLAQAWRLVSRMRNAVTLVRGKPGDQLPRDPRERAAVASVLGYGPGEADALVNDHLRTTRHARAVVDRVFWE from the coding sequence GTGGCCGGTGCCGTGACGGGTCGTGGCCCGAGCCGGGGTGTTCTCCTGCGTGCGGGCTTCGCCGACGTCGACACCGCGGGCCAGCGTCTCGCGGGCCTGGGCGAGCGGGCCGGCGCGGTGCTGGGGATCCTCGGCCGCACCGCCGACCCCGACGTCGCGCTGGCCGGGCTGGTCCGCCTCGCCGAGCGGGTGGACGAGGAGGACGTCGCGGGCGGCGCCGAGGCGCTCCTCGACGCCGTCGCCGACGACGAGGGCACCGCGATGCGCCTGCTCTCGGTGCTGGGCGCGAGCACGGCGCTCGGCGACCACCTCGCGAAGCACCCGGGGCACTGGCGGGAGCTGACCGACCCGACGCTGGGCTCCACGCGTCCGGCCGCCTGGGCCGTCCGCGAGGGCCTGCTGCGCGCGGTCGGGGCCGATCCCGCCGCGGCCGACCCGGTCGCCGACGTGAGCACGCCGGACCTCGACCGGGCCGCCCTGGACGGGCTGCGGGTGGAGTACCGGCGCTGGCTGCTGCGCCTCGCCGCCCGCGACCTCGCCCACCACCTCGGGGTCGACGACGTCGCGGCCGAGCTCTCCGACCTGGCGTCCGGCACCCTCGAGGCCGCGCTGGCGGTCGCGCGGGGGCGCGTGGGAGACGCAGCCGCCAGCGTGCGGCTCGCCGTCGTCGCGCTCGGCAAGTGCGGTGGGCACGAGCTCAACTACGTCTCCGACGTCGATGTCGTGTTCGTGCACGAGCCGGCGGTAGGTCCGGAGGGGGAGCCCGCCGTCGGTCCCGACGCGGCGCTCCGCACCGCGAGCCGCCTCGCCTCGCAGCTCATGCAGGTCTGCTCCGACCACACCGGGGAGGGCACGATCTGGCCGGTCGACGCCAACCTCCGGCCGGAGGGCCGCCGGGGGACGCTGTCGCGCACGCTCGCGAGCCACGAGGCCTACTACGACCGGTGGGCGAGCACGTGGGAGTTCCAGGCCCTGCTCAAGGCCCGTCCGGTGGCGGGGGACGCGGGCCTCGGCGCCGCCTACCTGGAGATGGCCCAGGGCTTCGTCTGGCGGGCCGCGGAGCGGGAGAACTTCGTCACCGACGTGCAGGCCATGCGCCGCCGGGTGCTCGACCACATCCCCGCCCGGGAGGCGGAGCGCCAGCTGAAGCTCGGGTCCGGTGGGCTGCGCGACGTGGAGTTCGCGGTCCAGCTGCTGCAGCTCGTGCACGGCCGCTCCGACGAGCACGTGCGCATGCCGACGACGCTCAGCGCGCTGGCGGCGCTGACCAGCCGGGGCTACGTGGGTCTCGAGGACGGCACGGCCCTCCACGAGGCCTACGCGTTCCTGCGCACGCTGGAGCACCGGATGCAGCTGTGGCAGATGCGCCGCATCCACGTGGTGCCGGACGACGAGGCCGACGTGCGGCGTCTCGGCCGCTCCCTGCACCACCTGCGCGAGCCGGTGAGCGGGCTCGAGAAGGAGTGGCGCCACCACCGTCGCGAGGTCCGCCGGCTCCACGAGAAGCTCTTCTACCGGCCCCTGCTCGAGGCGGTCGCGCGCATCCCGGGCGAGGCGAGCCGCCTGTCGCCGGAGGCCGCGGAGCGTCGGCTGGCGGCGCTCGGCTACCTCGATCCGAAGGCCGCACTGCGGCACCTCGAGGCGTTGACCGCCGGCGTGTCGCGCACGGCCGCCATCCAACGCGCACTGCTGCCCGCGCTGCTCGACTGGTTCGCGGACGCGCCCGACCCCGACGCGGGCCTCCTCGGCTTCCGCCGGATCTCGGAGAGCCTCGGCACCACGCCGTGGTACCTGCGCACCCTCCGCGACGAGGGCGAGGTCGCCCACCGGCTGGCGCGGCTGCTGGCGACGTCGCGCTACGCGACCGACCTGCTGCAGCGCGAGCCCGAGGGCGTCCGCATCCTCGCCCAGGACCTGGCGCCGCTGTCGGCCGAGACGCTCACCACCGAGATGCTCGCGAGCGCCCGTCGCCACGGCGACCTCGCAGGCGCCGTGCGCGCGATCCGCGGCGTACGGCGGCGGGAGCTGTTCCGCATCTCCGCCGGCGAGCTGCTCGAGGTCAACGACGTCGACACCGTCGGGGCCGCGCTGTCGCGGCTCACCGACGCGACGCTGGAGGCGACCCTGCAGTCCGTCGTCGCGCGTCTCGTCGCGCAGCGAGGGCTCGACGGGGCGCCGACGCGGATGGCGGTGGTGGCGATGGGGCGGTACGGCGGCTTCGAGCTGTCCTACGGTTCCGACGCCGACGTCATGTTCGTGCACGACCCGGTACCGGGGCGCGAGGACGAGGCCGGCGGCTTCGCCAAGGCCGTGGTCAGCGAGCTCCGCACCCAGCTCGGCGTGGCCGGACCCGACCCGGCGCTGGAGGTCGACGCCGACCTGCGGCCCGAGGGACGGCAGGGCGCCCTGGTGCGCACGCTGGACTCCTACGCGGCGTACTACTCCCGCTGGTCGCACGTCTGGGAGTTTCAGGCCCTCCTGCGTGCCGACGCGGTCGTCGGGGACGAGGGCCTGCGCGAGCGGTTCCACGCGCTGATCGACCCGCTGCGGTTCCCGGCCGAGGGCATCGACGACGAGGCCGTGGCCGAGGTACGCCGCATCAAGGCCCGCGTCGACACCGAGCGCCTGCCGCGCGGCGCGGACCCGGCGACCCACCTCAAGCTCGGCCGCGGCGGTCTCGCCGACATCGAGTGGACGGTGCAGCTGCTCCAGATGCGGCACGCCGGACGGGTGCCCGGGCTGCGGACCCCGCGCACGATCGAGGCCCTGGCCGCGGCGCAGGAGGCCGACCTCCTCGCCGCGGAGGACGCGGACACCCTCGCCCAGGCGTGGCGGCTCGTGAGCCGCATGCGCAACGCGGTCACCCTGGTGCGCGGCAAGCCCGGCGACCAGCTGCCCCGCGACCCCCGGGAGCGGGCGGCCGTCGCGTCGGTGCTGGGCTACGGGCCCGGGGAGGCGGACGCGCTCGTCAACGACCACCTGCGCACCACGCGCCACGCCCGCGCTGTCGTCGACCGTGTCTTCTGGGAGTGA
- a CDS encoding glutamine synthetase family protein: MGKQEDFVLRSLEERDVRFVRLWFTDVLGHLKSVAVAPAELEGAFSEGIGFDGSAIEGFARVYESDMLLLPDASTFQILPWRATGPSTARMFCDVVMPDGSPSYADPRFVLKRNLAAAAEKGFTFYTHPEIEFYLLKNIPEVGVDPVPVDRTGFFDHTPQSMGSDFRREAITMLEAMGISVEFSHHEGGPGQQEIDLRYADALSTADNIMTFRTVIREVALSQGIWATFMPKPFTTHPGSGMHTHLSLFEGDRNAFFEAGAEYQLSRTGRHFIAGIMRHAGEISVVTNQWVNSYKRLLWGGEAPSYICWGHNNRSAMVRVPMYKPNKSQSTRVELRTLDPACNPYLAYAVVLAAGMRGIENEYELPREAEDDVWSLTERERKSLGIDPLPKTLSEAIEVADSSELLAEALGEHVYDFFLRNKRAEWEEYRTQVSAFERDLMLPVI; the protein is encoded by the coding sequence ATGGGCAAGCAGGAAGACTTCGTTCTCCGCTCTCTCGAGGAGCGTGACGTCCGGTTCGTCCGGCTCTGGTTCACCGACGTGCTCGGTCACCTGAAGTCGGTCGCGGTCGCTCCCGCGGAGCTCGAGGGGGCCTTCTCCGAGGGCATCGGTTTCGACGGCTCGGCGATCGAGGGCTTCGCGCGGGTCTACGAGTCCGACATGCTGCTGCTCCCCGACGCCTCGACGTTCCAGATCCTGCCGTGGCGGGCGACGGGTCCCTCGACGGCCCGCATGTTCTGCGACGTGGTGATGCCGGACGGCAGCCCGTCGTACGCCGACCCCCGGTTCGTGCTGAAGCGCAACCTGGCCGCGGCGGCGGAGAAGGGCTTCACCTTCTACACGCACCCCGAGATCGAGTTCTACCTGCTGAAGAACATCCCCGAGGTGGGCGTCGACCCGGTGCCGGTGGACCGCACGGGCTTCTTCGACCACACGCCGCAGTCGATGGGCTCCGACTTCCGTCGCGAGGCGATCACGATGCTCGAGGCCATGGGCATCTCGGTCGAGTTCAGCCACCACGAGGGTGGGCCCGGCCAGCAGGAGATCGACCTGCGGTACGCCGACGCGCTCAGCACCGCCGACAACATCATGACGTTCCGCACCGTCATCCGCGAGGTCGCGCTGAGCCAGGGCATCTGGGCGACCTTCATGCCGAAGCCGTTCACGACCCACCCGGGCTCGGGCATGCACACGCACCTGTCGCTCTTCGAGGGCGACCGCAACGCGTTCTTCGAGGCGGGGGCGGAATATCAGCTCTCGCGCACCGGACGGCACTTCATCGCCGGCATCATGCGCCACGCCGGCGAGATCTCGGTCGTCACCAACCAGTGGGTGAACTCCTACAAGCGGCTCCTGTGGGGCGGCGAGGCGCCGTCGTACATCTGCTGGGGCCACAACAACCGCTCCGCGATGGTGCGGGTGCCGATGTACAAGCCCAACAAGAGCCAGTCGACGCGCGTCGAGCTCCGCACGCTCGACCCCGCGTGCAACCCCTACCTGGCCTACGCGGTGGTCCTCGCCGCCGGCATGCGCGGCATCGAGAACGAGTACGAGCTGCCCCGCGAGGCCGAGGACGACGTGTGGTCGCTCACCGAGCGCGAGCGCAAGAGCCTCGGCATCGACCCGCTGCCGAAGACGCTGTCCGAGGCGATCGAGGTCGCCGACTCGTCCGAGCTGCTGGCCGAGGCGCTGGGGGAGCACGTCTACGACTTCTTCCTCCGCAACAAGCGCGCGGAGTGGGAGGAGTACCGCACGCAGGTCTCCGCCTTCGAGCGCGACCTCATGCTCCCGGTGATCTGA
- a CDS encoding DEAD/DEAH box helicase family protein, translating to MSSGSEAGPVGLTWRQHQRAAFAAVQADQRRKRIDGVPLRSWVVMPPGSGKTYVGLGLAQLARQATGATVVVLVPTTAVQGQWIAAAADLGLEASTDRSISSEVTVLTFQAVAHLVPPTEEPPPDPAVDPEGDPLELPEEIDGIADTEIGARLHENGSDLVARLTELSPLLVVLDEAHHLLEAWGSLLVETLAHLGNASVVALTGTPRGGVGGEQRLALTTYFGSTAYEASTVDLVRQGDLAPYAELAWFTTPTEAEVTWMGEAPLRLAELGALLDAPGFGTTSLREWLRKRFVTPTRSWRRRVSWSSLAAADPAVANALLRHAHAGEVDLPGGARLRREHRRPPTLEDRMLLVDDWLRRCVAPSDDPRDAEVLAVMRRTLPAVGWVWTRHGVRRGREMADRVLARSEAKSVACVEILHHTVGVLGPRMRTLVLTDHESASSTVPMTLRGVIDGKAGSAWAVLDELTHDRATDLLHPVLVTGRTVAGTPATMTDLASFVAERDPDLGATLRVEPVPLASAEAGRVPLARLVGERRPDGCLPWQAHRWIGEVTAYLTAGRTQVLVGTRSVLGEGWDARCVTGIIDLTTPTTHQSAVQVRGRSLRTDPAWPEKVAVNWTPVCVAEGHPSGAQDWDRLVAKLEGYVAPHAAGGLDVGHGCLWWPQPFDGAAPPVSRFAELNAAAMRRATDLEAVRDAWSVGEPTGVGRRRASDGALRGFVTHRTVELPPPGTVVEPRRPPEMPDLPRVRLTSSSGLADVVDLARGIAHRRSDRRLYGEDLLAHARRGPGLQHVVGAVADALLELGLTNVPAEDVELAISSDGSYAPILRGAGPSEEDVFSTALAEAVGPLEGARFVVSVPLLSPPPERGDSRSVLRAARRGQVTPDDEAWFAVPSVIGDDADRAATYAACWARWTGGRDVAVATATPEGAGVLAAHA from the coding sequence GTGTCTTCTGGGAGTGAGGCGGGTCCGGTCGGCCTGACCTGGCGTCAGCACCAGCGCGCGGCGTTCGCCGCCGTCCAGGCCGACCAGCGCCGCAAGCGGATCGACGGGGTGCCGCTGCGGTCGTGGGTCGTCATGCCGCCGGGGTCGGGGAAGACCTACGTCGGCCTCGGGCTCGCCCAGCTGGCCCGGCAGGCGACCGGGGCGACGGTGGTCGTGCTCGTCCCGACCACCGCCGTGCAGGGGCAGTGGATCGCCGCGGCGGCCGATCTCGGGCTGGAGGCGTCGACCGACCGGTCCATCTCGTCCGAGGTCACCGTGCTCACGTTCCAGGCGGTCGCCCACCTGGTGCCGCCGACGGAGGAACCTCCGCCCGACCCGGCCGTGGACCCCGAGGGCGACCCGCTCGAGCTGCCGGAGGAGATCGACGGGATCGCCGACACCGAGATCGGGGCGCGGCTGCACGAGAACGGCAGCGACCTCGTGGCGCGCCTGACCGAGCTGAGCCCGCTGCTCGTGGTCCTCGACGAGGCCCACCACCTACTCGAGGCGTGGGGGTCGCTGCTCGTCGAGACCCTCGCCCACCTGGGGAACGCCAGCGTGGTGGCGCTGACGGGCACGCCCCGCGGCGGGGTCGGTGGGGAGCAGCGGCTCGCGCTGACGACGTACTTCGGGTCGACGGCCTACGAGGCGAGCACCGTGGACCTGGTGCGCCAGGGCGACCTGGCGCCCTACGCCGAGCTCGCCTGGTTCACCACCCCCACGGAGGCAGAGGTCACGTGGATGGGCGAGGCGCCGCTGCGGCTCGCCGAGCTCGGGGCGCTCCTCGACGCCCCCGGGTTCGGGACGACGTCGCTGCGCGAGTGGCTGCGCAAGCGGTTCGTGACGCCGACGCGCTCGTGGCGGCGGCGGGTCTCGTGGTCGTCCCTCGCCGCGGCCGACCCGGCCGTCGCGAACGCCCTCCTGCGCCACGCCCACGCCGGCGAGGTCGACCTCCCGGGCGGCGCACGCCTCCGACGGGAGCACCGCCGACCGCCGACGCTCGAGGACCGGATGCTCCTCGTCGACGACTGGCTGCGCCGCTGCGTCGCACCGAGCGACGATCCCCGGGACGCCGAGGTGCTGGCGGTCATGCGCCGCACCCTGCCCGCCGTCGGCTGGGTGTGGACCCGCCACGGCGTGCGTCGCGGCCGCGAGATGGCCGACCGCGTGCTCGCGCGGTCGGAGGCGAAGTCGGTCGCCTGCGTCGAGATCCTCCACCACACGGTCGGCGTGCTCGGCCCGCGGATGCGGACGCTCGTGCTCACCGACCACGAGAGTGCGTCGTCGACCGTGCCCATGACGCTGCGCGGCGTGATCGACGGCAAGGCGGGCTCCGCCTGGGCGGTGCTCGACGAGCTCACCCACGACCGCGCGACCGACCTGCTCCACCCCGTGCTCGTCACGGGCCGCACGGTGGCGGGCACGCCCGCGACGATGACGGACCTCGCGTCGTTCGTGGCCGAGCGGGACCCCGACCTGGGTGCGACCCTCCGGGTGGAACCGGTGCCGCTCGCGAGCGCGGAGGCCGGCCGGGTGCCGCTCGCCCGGCTGGTGGGCGAGCGCCGCCCCGACGGGTGCCTGCCCTGGCAGGCACACCGCTGGATCGGCGAGGTGACCGCCTACCTCACCGCGGGCCGCACGCAGGTGCTCGTCGGCACCCGCAGCGTGCTCGGCGAGGGCTGGGACGCGCGGTGCGTCACCGGGATCATCGACCTCACCACCCCGACCACCCACCAGTCGGCCGTGCAGGTGCGCGGCCGGTCGCTGCGCACCGACCCGGCGTGGCCCGAGAAGGTGGCCGTGAACTGGACGCCCGTCTGCGTGGCCGAGGGGCACCCGAGCGGGGCGCAGGACTGGGACCGCCTGGTGGCCAAGCTGGAGGGGTACGTCGCACCCCACGCCGCCGGCGGGCTCGACGTCGGCCACGGGTGCCTGTGGTGGCCCCAGCCGTTCGACGGCGCGGCGCCCCCGGTCAGCCGGTTCGCCGAGCTGAACGCCGCGGCGATGCGGCGCGCGACCGACCTCGAGGCCGTCCGGGACGCCTGGTCGGTGGGGGAGCCCACCGGGGTCGGACGACGCCGCGCCTCCGACGGCGCCCTGCGCGGGTTCGTCACCCACCGCACCGTCGAGCTGCCGCCGCCGGGGACGGTGGTGGAGCCGCGGAGGCCGCCGGAGATGCCGGACCTGCCCCGGGTCCGCCTGACGTCGTCCTCCGGGCTCGCCGACGTCGTCGACCTGGCACGCGGGATCGCCCACCGTCGAAGCGACCGACGGCTCTACGGCGAGGACCTCCTCGCCCACGCCCGCCGCGGCCCCGGCCTCCAGCACGTGGTCGGTGCGGTGGCCGACGCGCTGCTGGAGCTCGGGCTGACCAACGTCCCCGCCGAGGACGTGGAGCTCGCGATCTCCTCGGACGGCTCCTACGCCCCGATCCTCCGCGGCGCGGGGCCGTCCGAGGAGGACGTCTTCTCCACCGCCCTGGCCGAGGCCGTCGGACCGCTGGAGGGTGCCCGCTTCGTCGTCTCGGTCCCGCTGCTGTCGCCCCCTCCGGAGCGCGGTGACTCCCGGTCGGTCCTGCGTGCCGCCCGGAGGGGTCAGGTGACGCCCGACGACGAGGCCTGGTTCGCGGTCCCGTCGGTCATCGGGGACGACGCGGACCGCGCCGCGACGTACGCCGCGTGCTGGGCGCGCTGGACCGGCGGCCGCGACGTGGCCGTCGCCACGGCGACCCCCGAGGGTGCCGGCGTGCTCGCAGCCCACGCCTGA